A DNA window from Betaproteobacteria bacterium contains the following coding sequences:
- a CDS encoding methylmalonyl-CoA mutase, with protein sequence MTDLSLRPAGQTLPAGKQVRFVTAASLFDGHDASINIMRRILQSSGTEVIHLGHNRSVEEVVTAALHEDVHGIAISSYQGGHVEYFKYAIDLLKERGGENIKVFGGGGGVIAASEIAELHAYGVARIYTPEDGAKLGLAGMIQDMLDRAQDDLASKVPADLRAMLEGGGRALARIITALEAGALQEPLRQEILAQASSKTTVPVLGVTGTGGSGKSSLTDELIRRFRLDRGDDLKIAIIAVDPTRRKTGGALLGDRIRMNAINGGNIFMRSLATRSGGSEIAPCLPEVIAACKCAGFDLIIVETSGIGQGDAAIVPHVDCSLYVMTPEYGAASQLEKIDMLDFADFVAINKFDRKGALDALRDVSKQVQRNKSDFSKQPADMPVFGTMAARFNDDGVTALYHAVSNKLAEKGLKPGPSRLPVVNTRHSTNQTPVVPPARVRYLAEISETVRRYKSHALEQARIARERQQLLAAKHMLAAECKEDNASLQILAERREEKLDRASKRLLAQWNDMQRAYSGEEYVVKIRDREIRTKLTYTSLSGTAIRKVALPRYEDQGEQLKWVLLENVPGSFPYTAGVFAFKRENEDPTRMFAGEGDPFRTNKRFHLLAKEMPAKRLSTAFDSVTLYGFDPDPRPDIYGKVGNSGVSIATLEDMKVLYSGFDLTAPNNSVSMTINGPAPTILAMFMNTAIDQQLDKFRKDNGRLPTPDEAEKIKAWTLSTVRGTVQADILKEDQGQNTCIFSTEFSLKVMGDIQEYFIRHDVKNFYSVSISGYHIAEAGANPISQLAFTLSNGFTFVEAYLARGMHIDDFAPNLSFFFSNGMDPEYTVIGRVARRIWAVALKNKYGANERSQKLKYHCQTSGRSLHAQEIDFNDIRTTLQALIATYDNANSLHTNAYDEAITTPTEESVRRAMAIQLIINREWGLAKNENPNQGSFIIEELTDLVEEAVLKEFEAISTRSGVLGAMELGYQRGKIQEESLYYEHKKHDGSYPIVGVNTFRNPHGDTTSGTLELARSTEEEKQSQLKRLRDFHRQNQAESASMLKRLQQAVIENSNVFEVLMQSVRVCSLGQITHALFEVGGQYRRSM encoded by the coding sequence ATGACCGATCTTAGCCTTCGCCCCGCCGGCCAAACCCTACCCGCCGGCAAGCAAGTCCGCTTCGTCACCGCCGCCAGCCTCTTCGACGGCCACGACGCCTCCATCAACATCATGCGGCGCATCCTGCAATCCTCGGGCACCGAGGTGATTCATCTAGGCCACAACCGCTCGGTGGAAGAAGTGGTGACCGCCGCCTTGCATGAGGACGTGCACGGCATCGCCATCAGCTCCTACCAAGGCGGGCACGTGGAGTACTTCAAGTACGCGATCGATTTGCTCAAGGAGCGCGGAGGCGAGAACATCAAGGTGTTTGGCGGCGGGGGCGGGGTGATCGCCGCCTCGGAAATCGCCGAGCTTCACGCCTACGGAGTGGCGCGTATCTACACGCCCGAAGATGGCGCGAAACTGGGCTTGGCCGGGATGATCCAGGACATGCTGGACCGGGCCCAGGACGACCTTGCCTCCAAGGTGCCCGCGGATCTTCGCGCGATGCTCGAAGGCGGCGGGCGTGCGCTGGCGCGCATCATCACCGCCCTGGAGGCCGGTGCATTGCAAGAGCCATTACGCCAGGAGATTCTCGCCCAGGCGTCGTCCAAGACCACCGTTCCCGTGTTGGGCGTGACCGGCACGGGCGGATCGGGCAAATCCTCCCTCACCGACGAATTGATCCGGCGCTTCCGGCTTGACCGGGGAGACGATCTGAAGATCGCCATCATCGCGGTGGACCCCACGCGGCGCAAGACTGGCGGCGCGCTGCTGGGCGACCGCATACGCATGAATGCCATCAACGGCGGCAATATCTTCATGCGCTCGCTCGCCACCCGTAGCGGGGGCAGCGAGATCGCGCCTTGTCTTCCGGAGGTCATCGCGGCATGCAAGTGCGCGGGGTTCGATCTCATCATCGTCGAAACCTCCGGTATCGGCCAGGGCGACGCGGCAATCGTGCCGCACGTGGATTGCTCCCTCTACGTGATGACGCCCGAGTACGGCGCGGCCAGCCAGTTGGAAAAAATCGACATGCTGGATTTCGCCGATTTCGTGGCCATCAACAAGTTCGATCGCAAGGGCGCGCTCGACGCGCTACGCGATGTGAGTAAGCAGGTCCAGCGTAACAAAAGCGATTTCTCCAAGCAGCCCGCTGACATGCCGGTATTCGGCACCATGGCCGCGCGCTTCAACGACGATGGCGTCACCGCGTTGTATCACGCGGTGTCGAATAAGCTTGCCGAGAAGGGGCTCAAGCCTGGTCCCTCGCGATTGCCTGTGGTGAACACCCGCCACTCCACCAACCAGACCCCGGTGGTACCGCCGGCGCGGGTGCGTTACCTGGCGGAAATTTCCGAAACGGTTAGGCGCTACAAGTCTCATGCGCTGGAGCAAGCGCGCATCGCACGCGAACGCCAACAATTGCTAGCGGCCAAGCATATGCTGGCCGCGGAGTGCAAGGAAGACAATGCCAGCCTGCAAATCCTGGCGGAAAGACGCGAAGAGAAACTCGATCGCGCGAGCAAGAGGCTGCTAGCCCAGTGGAATGACATGCAACGCGCCTACTCTGGTGAAGAGTATGTCGTGAAGATCCGCGACCGCGAGATTCGCACCAAGCTGACCTACACCTCCTTGTCGGGCACGGCCATTCGCAAGGTGGCGCTGCCCCGTTACGAAGACCAAGGCGAGCAACTCAAATGGGTGCTGCTAGAAAACGTACCGGGCTCCTTTCCTTATACGGCCGGCGTGTTCGCCTTCAAGCGCGAGAACGAAGACCCCACGCGCATGTTCGCGGGTGAGGGTGACCCTTTCCGCACCAACAAACGCTTTCATCTGCTGGCCAAGGAGATGCCCGCCAAGCGGCTGTCCACAGCGTTCGACTCGGTGACGCTGTATGGCTTCGATCCCGATCCGCGCCCGGATATTTACGGCAAGGTCGGCAACTCCGGCGTGTCCATCGCCACGCTGGAAGACATGAAGGTGTTGTACTCGGGTTTCGACCTGACGGCGCCCAACAACTCCGTGTCCATGACCATCAACGGTCCTGCGCCAACAATACTGGCCATGTTCATGAACACCGCCATCGACCAACAGTTGGACAAGTTCCGCAAGGACAACGGACGCCTTCCCACGCCGGACGAGGCTGAAAAGATCAAGGCGTGGACCCTTTCCACGGTGCGCGGCACGGTGCAGGCGGACATCCTGAAGGAAGACCAGGGCCAGAATACGTGCATTTTCTCCACGGAGTTCAGCTTGAAGGTGATGGGAGACATTCAGGAGTACTTCATCCGCCACGATGTGAAGAATTTCTACTCCGTGTCCATCTCTGGATATCACATCGCGGAAGCGGGGGCGAATCCCATCAGCCAACTGGCCTTCACCTTGTCCAACGGCTTCACCTTTGTCGAGGCCTATCTCGCGCGCGGCATGCATATAGACGACTTCGCGCCGAATCTGTCTTTCTTCTTTAGCAACGGCATGGACCCCGAGTACACTGTGATCGGGCGCGTGGCGCGCCGCATCTGGGCCGTGGCCTTGAAGAACAAGTACGGCGCCAACGAACGCTCGCAAAAACTCAAATACCATTGCCAGACTTCCGGGCGCTCGCTGCACGCGCAGGAAATCGATTTCAACGACATTCGCACCACGCTGCAAGCACTGATCGCCACCTACGACAACGCCAATAGCCTTCACACCAACGCCTACGACGAAGCCATCACCACGCCCACGGAAGAAAGTGTGCGGCGCGCCATGGCGATTCAGCTCATCATCAATCGCGAGTGGGGCTTGGCCAAGAACGAGAATCCCAACCAGGGCAGTTTCATCATCGAGGAGCTGACCGACCTGGTGGAAGAAGCTGTGCTCAAGGAATTCGAGGCCATCAGCACGCGCAGCGGCGTACTAGGAGCGATGGAGCTGGGCTACCAGCGCGGCAAGATTCAAGAGGAATCCCTCTACTACGAACACAAGAAGCACGACGGGTCTTATCCCATTGTCGGCGTGAACACCTTCCGTAATCCCCATGGAGATACCACCTCGGGCACGCTGGAACTCGCGCGTTCGACAGAAGAAGAGAAGCAGTCCCAGCTCAAGCGCCTGCGTGATTTCCACCGCCAGAATCAGGCCGAAAGCGCCTCGATGCTCAAGCGCTTACAACAGGCGGTCATCGAGAACTCAAACGTATTTGAAGTGTTGATGCAATCTGTGCGGGTATGTTCACTGGGACAAATTACCCATGCGCTCTTCGAGGTGGGCGGCCAATACCGGCGCAGCATGTAG